One Agrobacterium vaccinii DNA window includes the following coding sequences:
- the rpe gene encoding ribulose-phosphate 3-epimerase, whose product MTLPVRIAPSILAANFAKLGQEVSDVTAAGADWIHLDVMDGHFVPNISFGPDVIKALRPHSEAFFDCHLMIAPADPYLEAFAKAGCDGITVHAEAGAHLHRSLQTIRALGKKVGVTLNPATPLSVLENVLDDVDLILIMSVNPGFGGQKFIPAMLDKIRAAKAMIGDRPIELEVDGGITIDTAGSAIAAGANVLVAGSAIFKGDGTEDYRKMVSAVRTAAEKGRA is encoded by the coding sequence ATGACACTCCCCGTCAGAATTGCCCCCTCCATCCTTGCTGCCAATTTTGCGAAACTCGGTCAGGAAGTCTCCGATGTCACGGCGGCGGGTGCCGACTGGATTCATCTGGATGTGATGGACGGACATTTCGTGCCGAACATCTCCTTTGGCCCTGATGTGATCAAGGCGCTGCGCCCGCACAGTGAAGCGTTCTTCGATTGTCACCTGATGATCGCCCCCGCCGATCCCTATCTCGAAGCCTTCGCCAAGGCTGGGTGTGATGGCATCACCGTTCATGCCGAAGCGGGTGCGCATTTGCACCGCTCGCTGCAAACCATCCGCGCGCTCGGCAAGAAGGTCGGCGTCACGCTCAATCCGGCAACGCCGCTGTCGGTTCTGGAAAACGTGCTCGATGATGTCGATCTCATCCTCATCATGAGCGTCAATCCCGGCTTCGGCGGCCAGAAGTTCATTCCCGCCATGCTGGACAAGATCCGCGCCGCCAAGGCGATGATCGGCGACCGTCCTATCGAGCTTGAAGTCGATGGCGGCATCACCATCGACACGGCAGGCAGCGCCATTGCCGCAGGCGCAAACGTGCTGGTCGCCGGTTCTGCCATCTTCAAGGGCGACGGCACGGAAGACTATCGCAAGATGGTCAGCGCCGTCAGAACCGCTGCAGAAAAAGGCCGCGCCTGA
- the purB gene encoding adenylosuccinate lyase, with the protein MIPRYSRPEMVAIWSPETKFRIWFEIEAHACDALAEIGVIPKDAAKTIWEKGGAAEFDVARIDEIEAVTKHDVIAFLTHLAEFVGPDSRFIHQGMTSSDVLDTTLNIQLVRAADLLIADMDRVLAALKTRAFEHKDTVRIGRSHGIHAEPTTMGLTFARFYAEMDRNRARLVNARAEIATGAISGAVGTFANIDPSVEEHVCKALGLVPEPVSTQVIPRDRHAMFFATLGVIASSIENVAIEIRHMQRTEVLEAEEFFSPGQKGSSAMPHKRNPVLTENLTGLARLVRMSVVPAMENVALWHERDISHSSVERAIGPDTTITLDFALNRLAGVIEKLVIYPDNMLKNMNKFRGLVHSQRVLLALTQAGVSREDSYRLVQRNAMRVWEEGKDFLEELLADEEVRAALPEEKIREKFDLGYHTKHVDTIFNRVFGKG; encoded by the coding sequence ATGATCCCTCGTTATTCCCGACCGGAAATGGTCGCAATCTGGTCGCCGGAAACAAAATTCCGCATCTGGTTCGAAATCGAGGCGCATGCCTGCGACGCGCTGGCGGAAATCGGCGTCATCCCCAAGGATGCGGCCAAGACCATCTGGGAAAAGGGCGGCGCTGCGGAATTCGATGTCGCGCGCATCGATGAAATCGAAGCCGTGACCAAGCATGACGTCATCGCCTTCCTCACCCACCTGGCGGAATTCGTCGGCCCCGACAGTCGCTTCATCCACCAGGGCATGACATCTTCAGACGTGCTGGACACCACGCTGAACATCCAGCTCGTGCGCGCAGCCGATCTGCTGATCGCCGATATGGACCGCGTTCTCGCAGCGCTCAAGACCCGCGCATTCGAACACAAGGACACGGTTCGCATCGGTCGCAGCCACGGCATCCATGCCGAGCCGACGACGATGGGCCTGACCTTTGCCCGCTTCTATGCCGAGATGGACCGCAACCGTGCCCGCCTCGTCAACGCTCGCGCAGAAATCGCAACCGGTGCCATTTCCGGCGCTGTCGGCACATTCGCCAATATCGATCCGTCCGTTGAAGAACACGTCTGCAAGGCGCTCGGTCTCGTACCGGAGCCCGTCTCCACGCAGGTCATCCCGCGTGACCGTCACGCCATGTTCTTTGCAACGCTGGGCGTCATTGCCTCGTCCATCGAAAACGTCGCCATCGAAATCCGCCACATGCAGCGCACCGAGGTTCTGGAAGCCGAAGAGTTCTTCTCTCCCGGCCAGAAGGGCTCGTCGGCCATGCCGCACAAGCGCAACCCGGTGCTGACCGAAAACCTCACCGGCCTTGCGCGTCTGGTTCGCATGTCTGTCGTTCCGGCCATGGAAAACGTTGCCCTGTGGCACGAGCGCGATATCAGCCACTCCTCCGTAGAACGCGCTATCGGCCCCGACACGACGATCACGCTCGATTTTGCGCTGAACCGTCTGGCTGGCGTCATCGAAAAGCTGGTGATCTACCCCGACAACATGCTCAAGAACATGAACAAGTTCCGCGGCCTCGTTCACTCCCAGCGCGTTCTTCTGGCACTGACGCAGGCTGGCGTTTCGCGTGAGGACAGCTATCGTCTCGTCCAGCGCAACGCCATGCGCGTCTGGGAAGAAGGCAAGGACTTCCTGGAAGAGCTGCTTGCCGACGAAGAAGTCCGCGCCGCGCTGCCAGAAGAAAAAATCCGCGAGAAGTTCGATCTGGGCTATCACACCAAGCATGTGGACACGATTTTCAATCGCGTGTTCGGCAAGGGTTAA
- a CDS encoding DEAD/DEAH box helicase: MTTFSDLGLSQKVLSAIESAGYTTPTPIQEGAIPPALERRDICGIAQTGTGKTASFVLPMLTLLEKGRARARMPRTLILEPTRELAAQVAENFEKYGKNHKLNVALLIGGVSFDEQDRKLERGADVLICTPGRLLDHCERGKLLMTGVEILVIDEADRMLDMGFIPDIERIAKMIPFTRQTLFFSATMPPEIQKLADRFLQNPVRIEVAKPSSTAKTVTQRIVATHDKDYEKRAILRDLINAQTELKNAIIFCNRKKDVADLFRSLERHGFSVGALHGDMDQNSRTKMLAGFKDNQITLLVASDVAARGLDIPDVSHVFNFDVPIHAEDYVHRIGRTGRAGRSGAAFTLVNRRDTKYLDAIEKLIGEKIEWLSGDLTELPAPMESFAAERPRRGKEKEPRGRGRDRNRREAAPQIEVEEKIIQPAAIVEVAANGGEKLKAERKQERAPRNFERNHNTTPPANDDNRRRHYRDYDDGPTPVGFGDDIPAFMLIVASAKA; the protein is encoded by the coding sequence TTGACAACATTCTCTGATCTTGGCCTGAGCCAAAAAGTTCTTTCTGCTATCGAAAGTGCCGGCTACACGACACCGACACCTATTCAAGAAGGTGCGATCCCGCCAGCGCTGGAACGACGCGACATCTGCGGCATCGCGCAAACGGGTACGGGAAAGACCGCATCCTTCGTGCTGCCGATGCTGACCCTTCTCGAAAAAGGCCGTGCGCGCGCAAGAATGCCGCGAACCCTCATTCTGGAGCCGACGCGCGAACTCGCGGCGCAGGTTGCTGAGAACTTCGAGAAATACGGCAAGAATCACAAGCTCAACGTGGCTCTCCTCATCGGCGGCGTGTCCTTCGATGAACAGGACCGCAAGCTGGAGCGCGGCGCAGACGTTCTGATCTGCACCCCTGGCCGCCTGCTGGACCATTGCGAACGTGGCAAGCTGTTGATGACTGGCGTCGAAATCCTCGTGATCGACGAAGCCGACCGCATGCTCGACATGGGCTTCATTCCCGATATCGAACGTATCGCGAAGATGATTCCCTTCACGCGTCAGACGCTGTTCTTCTCGGCCACCATGCCGCCAGAAATTCAGAAGCTGGCCGACCGCTTCCTGCAGAACCCGGTTCGCATCGAAGTGGCCAAGCCGTCTTCGACCGCGAAGACCGTGACGCAGCGCATCGTCGCCACGCACGACAAGGATTACGAGAAGCGCGCCATTCTGCGCGATCTCATAAACGCTCAGACGGAACTCAAGAACGCGATCATCTTCTGCAACCGCAAGAAAGATGTCGCCGATCTGTTCCGTTCGCTGGAACGTCACGGCTTCTCGGTCGGCGCTCTGCATGGCGACATGGACCAGAACTCGCGCACCAAGATGTTGGCGGGCTTCAAGGATAACCAGATCACCCTGCTCGTCGCTTCCGACGTTGCAGCACGCGGTCTCGACATTCCCGACGTCAGTCACGTCTTCAACTTCGACGTTCCGATCCATGCGGAAGACTATGTCCACCGCATCGGTCGCACGGGCCGCGCTGGCCGCTCCGGTGCTGCATTTACCCTGGTCAACCGTCGTGACACCAAGTATCTGGACGCCATCGAAAAGCTGATCGGTGAAAAGATCGAGTGGCTGAGCGGCGACCTGACCGAACTGCCCGCCCCGATGGAAAGCTTTGCTGCCGAGCGCCCGCGCCGTGGCAAGGAAAAGGAACCACGGGGCCGTGGCCGCGACAGAAATCGTCGCGAAGCCGCACCACAGATAGAAGTCGAAGAAAAGATCATTCAGCCAGCCGCCATCGTTGAAGTTGCGGCAAACGGAGGCGAAAAGTTGAAGGCAGAGCGCAAGCAAGAAAGAGCACCTCGCAATTTCGAGCGGAACCACAACACGACGCCTCCCGCAAACGACGATAATCGCCGTCGTCACTACCGTGATTACGACGATGGCCCGACACCAGTCGGCTTCGGCGATGACATCCCTGCGTTCATGCTGATCGTGGCAAGCGCGAAAGCCTGA
- a CDS encoding RBBP9/YdeN family alpha/beta hydrolase, producing MKASEADILIVPGYTNSGPEHWQSRWQEKLSTARRVEQAEWTKPVKDDWVAKLIEEVNACTKPVVLVAHSLGVPTVMHALPQIKDKIAGAMFVAPPDVANPDIRPKHLMTFGPYPREPLPFPTITIASQNDPFGTYEHAGDIANAWGSTLIDAGMSGHINTESGHGPWPEGTMVFAQFISKLKPPAGFTK from the coding sequence ATGAAAGCATCTGAAGCAGATATCCTCATCGTTCCCGGTTATACCAATTCCGGCCCTGAACACTGGCAAAGCCGCTGGCAGGAAAAGCTGTCCACGGCTCGTCGTGTCGAGCAGGCGGAGTGGACAAAGCCGGTCAAGGATGACTGGGTGGCGAAGCTGATCGAGGAAGTGAATGCCTGCACCAAGCCGGTCGTGCTGGTCGCGCACTCCCTCGGTGTGCCGACCGTTATGCACGCGCTGCCGCAGATCAAGGACAAGATCGCCGGTGCGATGTTCGTTGCCCCACCGGATGTGGCAAACCCGGATATTCGCCCGAAACATCTCATGACATTCGGGCCCTATCCCCGCGAACCACTCCCCTTCCCGACCATCACCATCGCCAGCCAGAACGACCCCTTCGGCACCTATGAGCATGCGGGCGATATCGCCAATGCCTGGGGCTCGACATTGATCGATGCGGGCATGTCCGGCCATATCAACACCGAGTCCGGTCATGGTCCGTGGCCGGAGGGTACGATGGTGTTTGCGCAGTTTATCAGCAAGCTGAAACCACCTGCCGGATTCACCAAGTAA
- the bcp gene encoding thioredoxin-dependent thiol peroxidase, whose protein sequence is MTELKIGDAAPDFTLPRNGTGDVNLAGLKGKAVVLYFYPKDDTSGCTAQAIDFSAMGADFEAANAVVIGISPDSVKSHDKFAAKHSLTVMLASDEERQVLETYGVWKEKSMYGKKYMGVERTTYLVAPDGKIAHIWNKVKVLGHAQDVLETIKKL, encoded by the coding sequence ATGACAGAACTGAAAATCGGAGATGCTGCACCGGATTTCACCCTTCCCAGAAACGGTACGGGCGACGTCAATCTCGCAGGCCTCAAAGGCAAGGCTGTGGTACTCTATTTCTACCCAAAGGACGATACGTCGGGTTGCACGGCGCAGGCCATAGACTTCAGCGCCATGGGCGCAGATTTCGAGGCGGCCAATGCCGTCGTCATCGGCATTTCACCCGATTCGGTAAAGAGCCACGACAAATTCGCCGCCAAACATTCCCTCACCGTCATGCTGGCGTCCGATGAGGAACGACAAGTGCTTGAAACCTACGGCGTGTGGAAAGAAAAAAGCATGTATGGCAAGAAATATATGGGCGTCGAGCGCACCACATATCTCGTGGCCCCGGATGGCAAAATCGCCCATATCTGGAACAAGGTGAAGGTGCTCGGTCACGCGCAGGACGTGCTCGAGACGATCAAAAAGCTCTGA
- a CDS encoding NUDIX domain-containing protein, which produces MKPGTHFPGVGSGLVIERDGKVLLYKRVNPPEAGHWNIVGGKVDHMEPAATAAKREAEEETGLAIGDVTFLCISEQIIPEDGQHWLSLIYLARNVKGEPSLTEPDKLSDMGWFDMDDAPQPLSLFAQDAFRHLRKRSA; this is translated from the coding sequence ATGAAACCCGGCACTCATTTTCCGGGTGTCGGTTCCGGCCTCGTCATTGAACGGGACGGAAAGGTGCTGCTCTACAAGCGGGTCAATCCGCCCGAAGCAGGCCACTGGAACATCGTCGGCGGCAAGGTGGACCATATGGAGCCCGCCGCCACAGCCGCCAAGCGCGAGGCCGAAGAAGAAACCGGCCTTGCCATCGGCGATGTGACATTCCTTTGCATCAGCGAACAGATCATTCCCGAAGATGGACAGCACTGGCTGTCGCTCATCTATCTGGCTCGCAACGTGAAGGGCGAACCGAGCCTGACAGAGCCCGATAAATTATCAGATATGGGCTGGTTCGACATGGATGACGCCCCGCAGCCACTGTCGCTTTTCGCACAGGATGCGTTCCGCCATCTGCGCAAGCGGAGCGCGTGA
- a CDS encoding M23 family metallopeptidase produces the protein MTEAGKNLAFGKKRQQHVLILASGEKVRHITIRPWLAATALCLAGLLSVGYIGSTAYLILRDDLVGATIARQSRIQREYEDRIAALRAQVDRVTSKQLLDQQVVERKVEKLLEQQNALTSRHGRMSELLERAEKSGLSETPVESRPVNAYSADKRASLSGASSAIEHLMAPPSSATALKGSLGYGTRSDKLSERSLAKMVASLSEVENDQLSRIASLTTGAASKANAMADIIRSTGIKIDDKSSENIGGPFVEPMTASAETFETSLSNLDDALNRLESVRGAAVALPFGNPAPGREISSRFGNRIDPFLGRLALHAGVDFVAETGADVHTTGAGTVISAGFSGGYGNMVEVDHGKGITTRYGHMSQILVKEGDKVALGDVLGKAGSTGRSTGPHVHYEVRLNDNPVDPMRFLVAGTELKTYLQ, from the coding sequence TTGACGGAAGCGGGTAAAAACCTGGCCTTTGGCAAAAAGCGCCAGCAGCACGTCCTCATTCTGGCGAGTGGCGAAAAGGTTCGCCACATCACCATCCGCCCCTGGCTAGCGGCAACGGCACTGTGCCTCGCGGGCCTCCTCAGCGTCGGTTACATCGGCTCCACGGCCTATCTGATTTTGCGGGATGATCTGGTCGGCGCTACGATTGCCCGCCAGTCCCGCATTCAGCGCGAATATGAAGACCGAATTGCCGCGTTGCGCGCGCAAGTGGACCGCGTCACATCCAAACAGCTTCTTGACCAGCAAGTGGTGGAGCGCAAGGTCGAGAAGCTTCTGGAACAGCAGAACGCCCTCACCTCACGCCACGGTCGCATGAGCGAGTTGCTCGAACGGGCCGAGAAATCCGGCCTGTCCGAAACGCCGGTCGAGAGCCGCCCCGTCAATGCCTATTCCGCAGACAAACGTGCCAGCCTGTCTGGCGCTTCCAGCGCAATCGAACACCTGATGGCCCCGCCATCGTCGGCAACCGCCCTCAAGGGCAGCCTCGGTTACGGCACCAGAAGCGACAAACTCTCCGAACGCAGCCTTGCCAAAATGGTCGCTTCGCTGAGCGAGGTCGAAAACGATCAGTTAAGCCGAATCGCTTCGCTGACCACGGGTGCAGCCAGCAAGGCAAACGCCATGGCGGATATCATCCGCAGCACCGGCATCAAGATCGATGACAAATCGAGTGAAAATATCGGCGGCCCCTTTGTCGAGCCGATGACAGCCAGCGCCGAAACTTTCGAGACATCGCTGAGCAATCTAGACGACGCCCTGAACCGTCTGGAAAGCGTGCGCGGCGCAGCCGTGGCACTTCCTTTCGGCAACCCTGCCCCCGGTCGCGAGATATCCAGCCGATTCGGTAACCGGATCGATCCCTTCCTCGGACGCCTCGCGTTGCATGCCGGTGTGGATTTCGTCGCCGAAACGGGCGCCGACGTCCACACGACAGGTGCCGGAACGGTGATTAGCGCCGGATTTTCCGGAGGTTACGGCAATATGGTCGAGGTCGATCACGGCAAGGGCATCACCACCCGCTATGGCCACATGTCACAAATTCTGGTCAAGGAAGGCGACAAGGTCGCGCTGGGTGATGTCCTCGGAAAAGCCGGCAGTACCGGTCGTTCGACAGGCCCGCATGTGCATTACGAAGTACGCCTGAATGACAATCCGGTCGATCCGATGCGGTTTCTGGTTGCCGGAACAGAGCTAAAAACCTATCTTCAATAA
- a CDS encoding branched-chain amino acid ABC transporter substrate-binding protein, translated as MPLFRLLIIAASVTFAGTASAATIGVVAPQNGAYEMLGLQIRQGVKIAAAKAGLDVMEIHESCEEGSGGAIADGLVAAKVSVVIGFLCTETLQDALPTLKNAAIPAITLSSRASGLMEDTLKRGLPLFRLGPSDAAESDAAIEVMLRDWKGHSFGLIDDGTIYSRELVDRIRTRLEESGLKPTFTDTMRPSQEQQVALVRRLSRTGITHAFIAAERNDVATVARDVAAEKATLTIMSGDTMRAANSPVALQPGVLAITTPDYAALPSAAEAVKELRAANVEPEGYVLPAFAATQITAKLNELVEAQDKPAPTLMIGTPFDTAIGQITFTDRHELQANLYRLQQWNGTAFVPVDRAER; from the coding sequence ATGCCATTATTTCGCCTGCTCATCATTGCTGCCAGTGTCACCTTTGCCGGCACAGCAAGTGCCGCCACCATCGGTGTCGTCGCGCCGCAGAATGGTGCCTATGAGATGCTGGGCCTACAAATTCGCCAGGGCGTGAAGATCGCAGCGGCCAAGGCTGGCCTCGATGTCATGGAAATTCACGAAAGCTGCGAAGAAGGCAGCGGTGGCGCGATAGCCGATGGGCTGGTCGCGGCCAAAGTCAGCGTTGTCATCGGCTTTCTGTGCACAGAGACGTTGCAGGACGCCCTGCCGACGCTCAAGAATGCAGCCATTCCCGCCATCACCCTGTCCAGCCGCGCCTCCGGCCTGATGGAAGACACGTTGAAGCGTGGCTTGCCACTGTTTCGTCTCGGCCCATCCGATGCTGCCGAGTCCGACGCTGCCATCGAGGTCATGCTGCGGGACTGGAAAGGCCACTCCTTCGGCCTCATCGATGACGGCACGATCTACAGCCGCGAACTCGTGGATCGCATTCGCACCAGGCTGGAAGAATCCGGCCTGAAGCCGACCTTCACAGATACCATGCGCCCGTCACAGGAGCAGCAGGTTGCGCTGGTCAGGCGTCTCAGCCGCACCGGCATCACCCATGCCTTCATCGCCGCCGAGCGCAATGATGTCGCCACTGTCGCCCGCGACGTGGCCGCCGAGAAGGCTACGCTGACCATTATGTCCGGTGACACGATGAGAGCGGCCAACAGCCCCGTCGCCTTGCAGCCGGGCGTCCTTGCCATCACCACGCCGGATTATGCCGCTCTGCCATCTGCCGCCGAGGCGGTGAAGGAATTGCGGGCCGCCAATGTGGAGCCCGAGGGCTATGTTCTGCCAGCATTCGCCGCGACGCAGATCACCGCAAAGCTGAACGAGTTGGTAGAAGCGCAGGACAAGCCCGCGCCGACGCTGATGATCGGCACGCCGTTTGACACCGCGATTGGCCAGATCACCTTCACCGACCGCCACGAGCTTCAGGCCAATCTTTACCGCTTGCAGCAGTGGAACGGCACAGCCTTCGTTCCTGTGGACCGCGCAGAACGCTGA
- a CDS encoding ATPase inhibitor subunit zeta — translation MFALKERGKALENIYFNEEYVTFRLHAMRNKLVGLWAAALMKKEDATAYASELAGCAADSNEDEAVFLKLHADFEQAAVTVADDEIHDRMRDLLNSAAQSLREGMAETQAKAAA, via the coding sequence ATGTTTGCATTGAAAGAACGTGGTAAAGCACTCGAAAATATTTATTTCAACGAAGAGTATGTGACGTTTCGTCTTCACGCCATGCGCAACAAGCTGGTCGGTCTTTGGGCAGCGGCGTTGATGAAGAAGGAAGACGCAACCGCCTATGCTAGCGAACTGGCGGGCTGTGCGGCTGATAGCAACGAAGACGAAGCCGTTTTTCTGAAGTTGCATGCCGACTTTGAGCAGGCTGCCGTGACCGTGGCCGATGATGAAATTCATGACCGCATGCGCGACTTGCTAAACTCTGCCGCCCAAAGCCTGCGTGAGGGAATGGCGGAAACCCAGGCGAAAGCCGCAGCCTGA
- a CDS encoding sensor domain-containing protein — MNQDLLLKDILEALPVPVLHLRASGDIVFVPANFNMAASCDTPGHLLDFIHTDDHAGITEALATLPEVSSAALEARLHGTGTADRYAVLSLSAVGTGARARTLAQFTDITEQRHREKEIAFRESRWNSALVSSVSGVWDQNLVTGAMYGSDTWKAIRGLAPHESVETDYNKWVDLLHPDDREHTLHCIERQNAGDPAYTAFQYRERHKDGHWVWIECRGACIERDEYGRPVRIVGTDTDVSDRKATEHLMERISRHLKVALEASQVGVFEVDFDEGETIWDERMYEMYQVDPITPVKIGGLWESRVHPDDLKRVGKNVSNKIEELQPFSEDYRIILPDGSLRYIRARSLPFFDIDGRKKMIGVNWDVTADVQLRHELERAKTLAEARNLELEAARASIEHNAMHDYLTDLPNRRYLDDVLERRVPGTAENKRGIAILHIDLDRFKQINDTLGHRTGDVMLQHVADLLRKNLKADEFAARIGGDEFVFVSPFNGNTRRVAAMADGLIKELRKPVLHEGHECRFGASIGIACGIGDDIDYKQVLLNADIALYNAKKRGRNRYEFFSADTQDWLINTKRVSDEILTALERDEFVPYYQFQFDAKTLDISGVETLARWNHPIEGILTPDKFLAVAEDLDAVATIDGIILEKALADFKLWKAAGMAIPTVSVNVSARRLHDPALTDTLDRLDIEPGTLSFELLESIFLDDSNDIAISNMQKLRALGIDIEIDDFGTGHASIISLLKVSPSTLKVDRELVRLTPESAEQRKLLSSIIDIGHSLGIKVVAEGVETAEHIRILQEMGCDSLQGYALCRPIPRDQVPAFVAAEGWRSAATHMPPKTRRKAANLPAEE; from the coding sequence GTGAACCAAGATCTGTTGCTGAAAGATATTCTTGAAGCTCTGCCCGTTCCCGTCCTCCATCTTCGGGCCAGTGGCGATATCGTCTTCGTTCCGGCCAATTTCAATATGGCCGCCTCCTGCGACACCCCAGGCCATCTGCTGGACTTCATCCACACCGATGACCACGCGGGCATTACAGAGGCGCTGGCAACCCTGCCGGAGGTTTCTTCGGCGGCGCTGGAAGCCCGGTTGCACGGCACCGGCACTGCGGATCGTTACGCGGTCCTGTCTTTAAGCGCGGTCGGCACCGGCGCGCGTGCTAGAACGCTGGCTCAATTCACCGATATCACCGAGCAGCGACACCGGGAAAAAGAAATCGCTTTTCGCGAAAGCCGCTGGAACAGCGCGCTCGTCAGCTCCGTGTCCGGCGTCTGGGACCAAAACCTCGTCACCGGTGCGATGTACGGTTCGGATACCTGGAAGGCCATTCGTGGTCTGGCACCACACGAGTCGGTCGAAACCGATTACAACAAATGGGTGGATTTGCTGCACCCGGATGACCGGGAACACACGCTGCATTGCATAGAACGGCAGAATGCTGGCGATCCCGCCTATACCGCCTTCCAGTACCGGGAGCGGCACAAGGATGGCCACTGGGTCTGGATCGAGTGTCGCGGGGCCTGCATAGAGCGCGATGAATACGGCAGGCCGGTACGGATCGTCGGCACCGATACGGATGTATCCGATCGAAAAGCCACCGAACACCTCATGGAGCGCATCTCGCGCCATCTGAAAGTCGCGCTCGAAGCCTCGCAGGTCGGCGTGTTCGAAGTCGATTTCGACGAGGGAGAAACCATCTGGGACGAGCGCATGTACGAAATGTACCAGGTCGATCCCATCACGCCCGTCAAGATCGGCGGCCTGTGGGAATCGCGCGTTCACCCAGACGATCTGAAGCGGGTCGGTAAAAACGTTTCGAACAAAATCGAAGAACTTCAGCCCTTCTCCGAAGACTACCGCATCATTCTGCCGGATGGCTCCTTGCGCTACATTCGCGCCCGTTCGCTTCCTTTCTTCGATATCGATGGCCGCAAGAAGATGATCGGCGTCAACTGGGATGTGACGGCAGACGTGCAGCTTCGCCACGAGCTGGAGCGCGCCAAGACACTGGCGGAAGCCCGCAATCTCGAGCTTGAAGCTGCGAGAGCGAGCATCGAGCACAACGCGATGCATGACTATCTGACCGACCTGCCAAACCGTCGTTATCTGGACGACGTGCTGGAGCGCCGCGTGCCGGGAACAGCCGAGAACAAACGCGGCATTGCCATCCTCCACATCGATCTCGACCGTTTCAAGCAGATCAACGACACATTGGGGCACCGCACCGGCGATGTCATGCTGCAGCATGTCGCCGATCTCTTGCGCAAAAACCTGAAAGCGGACGAGTTCGCGGCACGCATCGGAGGCGATGAGTTCGTCTTTGTATCGCCCTTCAACGGCAACACCCGAAGAGTGGCGGCGATGGCCGACGGCCTGATCAAGGAGTTGCGGAAGCCGGTTCTGCATGAAGGGCATGAATGCCGGTTTGGCGCCAGCATCGGCATTGCCTGCGGCATCGGCGATGACATCGATTACAAGCAGGTTCTGCTCAACGCCGATATCGCGCTCTACAACGCCAAGAAACGTGGTCGTAACCGCTATGAATTCTTCTCCGCCGACACGCAGGATTGGCTGATCAACACCAAGCGCGTCTCGGACGAAATTCTGACGGCGCTGGAGCGGGACGAATTCGTGCCCTACTACCAGTTCCAATTCGACGCCAAGACGCTTGATATTTCCGGCGTGGAAACGCTGGCCCGCTGGAACCACCCGATCGAGGGCATTCTGACACCGGATAAGTTTCTGGCCGTGGCCGAAGACCTCGACGCCGTGGCGACCATCGATGGCATCATTCTCGAAAAGGCATTGGCCGATTTCAAGCTGTGGAAAGCGGCAGGCATGGCCATTCCGACTGTCTCAGTCAACGTTTCGGCCCGACGTCTGCACGATCCTGCGCTAACGGACACACTGGACCGGCTGGATATCGAACCTGGAACGCTCTCATTCGAGCTACTGGAATCCATCTTCCTCGATGACAGCAACGACATCGCTATTTCCAATATGCAGAAGTTGCGCGCGCTGGGCATCGATATCGAAATCGACGACTTCGGCACCGGCCACGCCTCGATCATCAGCCTTTTGAAAGTCAGCCCCAGCACACTGAAGGTGGACCGGGAACTGGTGCGCCTGACACCTGAGTCGGCAGAACAGCGCAAGCTGCTCAGTTCCATCATCGATATCGGCCACTCGCTGGGCATCAAGGTCGTGGCGGAAGGTGTGGAGACGGCAGAGCATATCCGCATCTTGCAGGAGATGGGCTGCGATTCGCTTCAGGGTTATGCCCTGTGCCGCCCGATCCCACGGGATCAGGTTCCGGCTTTCGTTGCCGCCGAGGGTTGGCGATCGGCAGCAACGCACATGCCACCCAAAACGCGCAGAAAAGCCGCCAATCTGCCTGCAGAAGAGTAG